In the Rhodopirellula bahusiensis genome, CGTTCACCATCTTCAACTTTTCGATCGCTGGCCAATCTTTGTAGCGAGTTCGCCAGCGTGAACCGGGTCGCAACCAAACCGCGAACGTTTCCGCGAAATCCTCAAGCGGGTGGACTTGAGCGTACCACATGTCCAGGTGCAAAACGTAATCGCGACTGGATGGTTTGGGTTGATAGTATTCTGGGTAAGGCAGCGAGGTTTTGCCGAATGTGTTGCGGTAGATTGCCTTGCGTCGCAACCGGAACGCGGTGTCGATCGCATGCCCGGCTTCGTGCCGCAAGATCTTCATGCACCACTCGTGTGTGCCACCTTCGACCTCGAGCAACTGCTTTCGTTCCAGTCGCATCAGTCGGGGATGCGCCAAATAAAACGGAATGGCGATCCCAGGGATTTCATCGGGTGAAAACCAATCCTCACTTAACCAACAGTGGGGAGTGAATCGAAGATCGCGGTCGGCAAGCTCGGCGGTGAGTTGCTCGATGCGTCTCTTCAGCGGTGAATTAGCGATCGTGACCCCCAAGTCACAGATTCGCAGATCGAGCAATTGCTCGTCCGAGAGAGAATCGAGATCCGGTTTGCGTTTGGCCATCAATCCGTGGTGCTAAGAATCCGTTGAGGGAGTGGCCACTCAGGAACGTTCCGCCGAGACGTTTTCCTGATGACGTTCAGTCAATCCCCGCTCAGTGTATTCACGGTCCTTGCAGATGCGAGTTCAAAGACGATTGAAAGCGAACTCGTGAAACACGGGCGTGCAACTTTGTCAGTTGCCTTTGCTCTTGCCCTTCCAGCCGCGACTGCGTTCTTCGGGATAGAGTCGCTCTCCATTGCGTCGCGCGTGACTTCGCGGGCTGGGGTCCCAGTTTTTCGCGTCCCCTTCGGCGGTGATCAACGCAATGTCATCGAGCGAAATATCGTGCAAGGCGGCCAACTGACGCATCGAATTGTCGTGAATCGCTTGTTGGCTTTTCTCCATGGTGGAACGCACCGCGTTTCCATCCGGGACCAACAAGGGAGCCTCAATCGTTGTCCGGGCCGAGTCGCGAATTTGATCGTAGATGCTTTTGCGTTTGTCTTCGGGGACGTTCGCGATCGGCAGTGCTGCGAGTTCCTCTTCGCTGAGCACGACCAAAACGGGTTGGTCACTTTCCGCCGGTGCCTCGCCCGATGACGCTGAATCGCCGTTTGACGTTGCCGACGGGTTCGATTCAGGCATGAACGTCATCGCCAAAATGCCAATCAAGGCGATGAAGACGACCCCGCCCATCACTCCGGCAATGAGCGGTACGTTGATGTCACCACTCGACGAGGACGACGTTTTCTTCGTCGGCTTCGCAGCCGCGGATTGTGGTGCCGCGGCGATTTGAGCTGATTCGACGCTGAACACCTGGCCGCACGATGGGCATCGAGCGGTCACCACCGACGCGGGAAGGTTGGCGGTCGTTTTGCACTGCGGGCAGCGGACGGAACGGTGGCTCATGGGCGAGTCAGTCTGGGGTTGGGCGGAAATCAGAACGGAGCGAATGAATCGGACGTTGCTCAGCGGGTTGGCAACAACGCCGCGGAAAGTGAGCCGACCATCGGCAGCATCTGCTCAAAGCGTTGCTGGATCGAGTCAGCTCGATGCCCGGTCAGCCCATGCGAATCAATGTGACCGATTTCGTCCGCGAGGTCTTCCCAGATCTCGGCCAACTCCGCCGCCGTGCGTTGCAATCGATCCAGAGGCTGACGTCGGTCCAAGTCTTCGTGCAGTTTCTTTGCAACCTCGTACAAACGATCGGTCCCGCGAAGAACGTCTCGCTCGTAAGAATCCGGCGTCAGGTAGCGGGCGTAGCGTTTGAGGTCGGCTCGGAAGTACTCGGCCGATCCTTCCAGCGAAGCGGCTTCCGACATCAAAGCTTGACGTGTCCGAGGCGACAATTCGCCTTGGTTGGAGCCACCGCCTGGGAAACCGGGGCCGGGATAGCCCGCGCCGGGATAACCCGGGTATCCGGGCGACGGATAGCCTGGACCGGGAAGCGGCGTCGGGCGAGGCGGCGGAGGCATCCACAACAACGCATAAGTTTGGTCGCCACACTGAGCGATTCGGGCGATTCGGCGATCCAGAACCGGGTCACGCAAGGAAACCAATTCGTTTGCGTAGTCTTGCCAGCGAGCAACAAAATCGGTGAAGCGGCTGACGATCTCGTCGTACTGAATCGACTCGACTCGGTTGGCTTCTTCCAAGATCGCTTCTCGTAGCAAGCGACCTCGGTGCACCAGGTCATGGGCTTGGTCGGACGAAATACGAGCGGTTTCGACGTCGTCCAATAACGCTTGCATGTACGTCGCCGCGATGATCATTTGATCGTGCAATTCATGGCGATCAAATTGAGGTTCGATCTTCATCAGTCGCGAAATTTTGCGACCAGATTGGTCACAGCTGGCCACGATCGCTCGCAGTTGATCAGATCGATCGGGCAGCGAACGAACCTGGAAGGAAAGCTCTCGCCAACGTTGGTCCAAACTGCGATAGGGATCGCGCAGCCGCGAAAGCGAATTGGCACCGTCGCATTGATGCAGCACCGTTCGAGTGAGTGCCTGAACTTGGTAGGTCTCGGGAAGCAACGCACGCACGCCTGCATCGCGTCGTGACAAGGTTTGCAGGGCGTCTTTCAGGGCCGCCAATTCGCGATCCATTTGAATCAGCAGCTCAGCGAACTGACGAACCTCTCGCGAATTGGTGCGGATCGTTTGGGGGCCGTTGTTGCGAGGGTCCTC is a window encoding:
- a CDS encoding zinc ribbon domain-containing protein; translation: MSHRSVRCPQCKTTANLPASVVTARCPSCGQVFSVESAQIAAAPQSAAAKPTKKTSSSSSGDINVPLIAGVMGGVVFIALIGILAMTFMPESNPSATSNGDSASSGEAPAESDQPVLVVLSEEELAALPIANVPEDKRKSIYDQIRDSARTTIEAPLLVPDGNAVRSTMEKSQQAIHDNSMRQLAALHDISLDDIALITAEGDAKNWDPSPRSHARRNGERLYPEERSRGWKGKSKGN
- a CDS encoding putative zinc-binding metallopeptidase, giving the protein MAKRKPDLDSLSDEQLLDLRICDLGVTIANSPLKRRIEQLTAELADRDLRFTPHCWLSEDWFSPDEIPGIAIPFYLAHPRLMRLERKQLLEVEGGTHEWCMKILRHEAGHAIDTAFRLRRKAIYRNTFGKTSLPYPEYYQPKPSSRDYVLHLDMWYAQVHPLEDFAETFAVWLRPGSRWRTRYKDWPAIEKLKMVNELMTSLQGKKPSVQCRATLDPLSRIRRTLRTHYERKRQHYGLDLPSVYDNDLRRLFSSEDAHRRNVTAAAFLSRIRTELRGSVAKWTGEYAYTIDQVIQEMIERCRELQLRLGASPEETKRDAMILVAVRTTNFLHEGGHRAAV